A stretch of the Rhodothermales bacterium genome encodes the following:
- the meaB gene encoding methylmalonyl Co-A mutase-associated GTPase MeaB, which produces MSASREHAEQLFARLTAGDRAALGRALTLVESTLPGDQDAVAHLLDACLSHDVSAVRIAITGLPGAGKSTLIDRIGMQWIAEGHRVAVLAIDPSSTRTGGSILGDKTRMERLSTASEAFVRPSPTSGMLGGIAGSTREAMLVCAAAGYDVVMIETVGIGQSETAVADLVECVLMVSLAGGGDGLQGIKRGILEVADIVAVNKADGENLKPAEASARELREALHLLRPDDDVPVMPVSATTGYGLDELFASLICRVRSMPIQAWSTRGDAFMGAVRRALDAAMAPHGSLHETLTAFRDEAESGHMGPWEAALAFIRSLRT; this is translated from the coding sequence ATGTCTGCCTCCCGAGAACATGCCGAGCAACTGTTCGCCCGGCTTACCGCCGGAGATCGGGCAGCCCTGGGTCGTGCGCTGACGCTGGTCGAGAGTACCCTTCCGGGAGATCAGGACGCCGTGGCGCATCTTCTGGATGCCTGCCTGTCCCACGATGTCAGCGCCGTCCGTATTGCCATTACAGGTTTGCCGGGCGCCGGAAAATCGACGCTGATCGACCGGATAGGCATGCAATGGATTGCCGAAGGCCATCGAGTGGCGGTGCTTGCCATAGATCCCAGTTCCACCCGCACCGGGGGCAGCATCCTTGGAGACAAGACGCGGATGGAGCGCCTCTCAACGGCTTCCGAAGCCTTTGTTCGTCCGTCTCCCACGTCCGGCATGCTGGGCGGCATTGCGGGCTCGACCCGGGAAGCCATGCTCGTCTGTGCAGCGGCGGGCTACGACGTGGTGATGATTGAAACGGTCGGAATCGGACAATCCGAAACGGCGGTCGCGGATCTTGTCGAGTGCGTACTCATGGTCTCCCTCGCCGGGGGTGGCGACGGCCTGCAGGGCATAAAGCGGGGCATTCTTGAGGTGGCGGACATCGTTGCCGTGAACAAGGCAGATGGGGAAAACCTGAAACCCGCCGAAGCAAGCGCACGGGAACTCCGGGAGGCCCTGCATCTCCTTCGGCCGGATGACGACGTGCCGGTCATGCCCGTATCGGCCACAACCGGTTACGGACTGGATGAGCTCTTCGCCAGCCTCATTTGTCGTGTCAGGTCGATGCCCATCCAGGCATGGTCCACCCGCGGAGACGCCTTCATGGGTGCGGTACGCCGTGCCCTGGACGCAGCCATGGCACCCCATGGCTCGCTCCACGAAACACTGACGGCATTCCGTGATGAAGCGGAATCGGGCCACATGGGTCCGTGGGAGGCCGCACTGGCCTTCATTCGATCGCTCAGGACATAG